The following proteins are encoded in a genomic region of Halonatronomonas betaini:
- a CDS encoding cell division protein FtsL, with protein MSNQLSGAGTNYSRKKDYSSSKQKKKAGVTILIIFIILILPITLIISQSLRLVHLNYQLELLENNLSELQSENREMILDLSSKTSLNRIERVATEELGMVEAESVTRLALRERPADSEVRYASNDQEDWISSFWRGIQNVRAATLE; from the coding sequence ATGTCAAACCAATTGAGTGGTGCAGGAACTAATTATTCCAGGAAAAAGGATTATTCAAGTAGTAAGCAGAAAAAGAAAGCAGGGGTTACAATATTAATTATATTTATAATACTTATTTTACCTATTACATTAATTATAAGTCAGTCTCTCAGATTAGTTCATCTTAACTATCAGTTAGAGCTTTTAGAAAATAATTTGTCTGAATTGCAGTCTGAGAATAGAGAAATGATTCTGGATTTATCCAGTAAAACTTCATTAAATAGGATTGAAAGGGTTGCTACTGAAGAACTAGGCATGGTTGAGGCGGAAAGTGTAACCAGGCTTGCATTAAGAGAAAGGCCTGCCGATTCCGAAGTGCGTTATGCTAGTAATGATCAGGAAGATTGGATATCGTCATTTTGGAGAGGAATCCAAAATGTTAGGGCTGCTACTTTAGAATAG